The following coding sequences are from one Daphnia pulex isolate KAP4 chromosome 11, ASM2113471v1 window:
- the LOC124207079 gene encoding carboxypeptidase A1-like: MRIHGPVFCICALLALSTTAVKVDYTGHMVIRVSPKTEEQIKFLSDWESTSSIDFWSRAATTKTFTDIRVSPESYKHVAQILLDKKLNHKILISNLGELERQEQQEIALRRALYNGDKAIDVENYHTYEEVMAYLAELASTNPLVTTMVAGSSIEGRDIVQATISSDLSANKPIAWFDCNIHAREWITAATCVWIIDTITTGYGSDPEITALVDQYDWKFVPIANPDGYAFSWTNDRLWRKNRAVNPGSVCVGVDLNRNFPVGFGGTGSSNGPCSETFHGAAEFSEPESITLKNLIAADAGRVKTAISMHSYSQLWLSSYSYSSALPAEYPEMLRAMRAGVDALTATYGTVYDYGSTGTVLYIASGTTTDHYYKNEGVVHSYTIELRDTGLYGFELPPRLIVPTATETWNGIKAFINAI; the protein is encoded by the exons atgaGAATTCACGGACCGGTCTTCTGTATCTGTGCTTTGCTGGCTCTCAGTACTACAGCTGTCAAAGTCGACTACACCgg TCATATGGTGATCCGTGTATCCCCCAAAACGGAAGAACAGATAAAATTCTTGAGCGATTGGGAATCGACCAGCTCTATTGATTTCTGGTCCCGAGCAGCTACAACTAAAACATTCACCGACATCCGCGTCAGCCCTGAATC GTACAAGCATGTTGCCCAAATATTGCTCgataaaaaattgaaccacaaaattttgatttccaatCTCGGAGAGCTGGAACGACAGGAACAACAGGAAATTGCTCTTCGCCGTGCGCTCTACAATGGTGACAAGGCCATCGATGTAGAAAATTATCACACCTATGAAGAG GTGATGGCCTATTTGGCTGAGCTGGCCAGCACCAACCCGTTAGTTACCACCATGGTCGCAGGTTCCAGTATTGAGGGTCGCGATATCGTTCAGGCAACAATCAGCAGTGACCTATCCGCTAATAAACCAATCGCCTGGTTTGACTGCAACATTCACGCTAGAGAATGGATTACCGCAGCCACCTGCGTTTGGATTATTGACACG ATAACTACTGGATATGGTTCTGATCCGGAGATAACTGCGCTCGTTGATCAGTATGACTGGAAATTTGTTCCTATTGCCAATCCAGATGGGTATGCCTTCAGCTGGACCAAT GATCGACTTTGGCGAAAGAATCGTGCGGTCAACCCTGGCTCTGTTTGTGTGGGCGTCGACCTTAACCGTAACTTCCCTGTTGGCTTCGGTGGTACTGGTTCCTCAAATGGTCCTTGTTCAGAAA CTTTTCACGGAGCGGCAGAATTTTCCGAGCCGGAATCTATTACGCTCAAA AACCTGATTGCCGCCGATGCCGGAAGAGTGAAAACAGCCATCTCCATGCATTCCTACTCTCAATTATGGCTatcttcttattcttattcaaGTGCTTTACCAGCGGAGTACCCCGAAATG TTACGTGCCATGAGGGCTGGCGTCGATGCACTCACTGCTACTTATGGAACTGTATACGATTACGGTAGCACCGGCACTGTCCTCT ACATCGCATCCGGCACTACCACAGATCATTACTATAAGAATGAAGGGGTTGTACACTCGTACACTATTGAGCTACGTGATACTGGTCTGTACGGTTTTGAACTCCCCCCAAGACTAATTGTGCCAACAGCTACCGAAACTTGGAATGGAATCAAAGCCTTCATAaatgccatttaa
- the LOC124207080 gene encoding carboxypeptidase B-like — protein MKLCVIALIFALILAISSASRINYSGNLVLRAIPETPEQLEFLRDWESTSSIDFWILPAAVKQFADIRINAESYAHVTQLLAERNISHKILIADLGQLDKKEQQNIALRRALYNGNKAIDVENYHTYEEVMAYLTDLANTNPIVSLKTGGTSEEGRDIVQAIISSDLSANKPVHFFDCNIHAREWITGATCIWIIDQITSGYGSDPEITALVDQYDWKFIPIANPDGYAYTWNTDRNWRKTRIVNNGSTCIGVDVNRNFLAGFGGTGSSGDPCSNTFRGNVAFSEKESSALRDLIAADRGRVKTAVSMHSYSQMFLSAYGYTTDLPPEYPEMFRAMEIAVGALTATYGTKYTYGNTAVTIYIASGVTTDHYYENEGIVHSYTIELRDSGTYGFQLPPDQIVPTAIETWNGLKAMINAI, from the exons atgaagcTTTGCGTAATAGCACTCATATTCGCCTTAATTTTAGCCATCTCTTCAGCGTCCAGAATTAATTATTCCGG GAATTTAGTGTTACGCGCTATTCCCGAAACTCCTGAGCAATTAGAATTTTTGCGCGATTGGGAATCAACTAGTTCGATCGATTTCTGGATCTTGCCTGCAGCAGTCAAGCAATTTGCAGATATTCGCATCAATGCAGAATC TTACGCTCACGTCACTCAGCTATTGGCTGAGAGAAACATCAGTCATAAAATCCTAATTGCTGATCTCGGTCAACtagacaaaaaagaacaacagaaCATTGCCCTACGCCGTGCACTCTACAATGGCAACAAAGCTATTGATGTTGAAAATTATCACACATACGAAGAG GTGATGGCTTACTTGACTGACCTAGCTAACACCAATCCGATAGTTTCACTCAAGACTGGAGGTACAAGTGAAGAGGGTCGCGATATTGTCCAAGCAATTATTAGCAGTGACCTTTCTGCCAATAAACCCGTCCATTTCTTCGACTGCAATATACATGCCCGTGAGTGGATTACCGGTGCCACTTGCATTTGGATTATTGATCAG ATTACAAGTGGATACGGATCCGATCCTGAAATTACTGCGCTCGTCGATCAATATGATTGGAAATTCATTCCTATTGCCAATCCAGATGGATACGCTTATACCTGGAACACC GATCGTAATTGGAGAAAAACTCGCATCGTTAACAACGGTTCCACGTGTATTGGTGTAGATGTCAATCGCAACTTTCTAGCTGGGTTTGGCGGTACTGGATCATCAGGCGATCCCTGTTCCAATA CTTTCCGAGGAAATGTTGCATTTTCCGAGAAAGAGTCTAGCGCACTCAGa gaCCTTATTGCCGCTGACCGCGGGAGAGTGAAAACAGCTGTGTCCATGCACTCCTACTCTCAAATGTTTTTGTCAGCTTATGGTTACACCACTGATTTGCCTCCAGAATACCCCGAAATG TTCCGTGCAATGGAAATCGCCGTCGGTGCGTTGACAGCTACTTACGGGACTAAGTACACGTACGGAAACACTGCAGTTACCATTT ATATTGCTTCTGGCGTGACCACTGATCATTATTACGAAAATGAAGGGATCGTTCATTCCTACACCATTGAACTTCGTGACTCAGGAACCTATGGCTTCCAGTTGCCCCCTGATCAAATTGTGCCGACGGCCATCGAAACATGGAACGGACTGAAAGCAATGATCAACGCAATCTAA